The following proteins are co-located in the Telopea speciosissima isolate NSW1024214 ecotype Mountain lineage chromosome 9, Tspe_v1, whole genome shotgun sequence genome:
- the LOC122640811 gene encoding cytochrome b561 domain-containing protein At4g18260-like: protein MKNFQKLVFLTIAASFVVLALLPSASSSSNEGKPVINHKKETHNNQKLSSELSSEITVHGFLLWASMGFLMPVGILVIRMSNRVECGRRQKLIFYFHFIFQIISVLLSTAGAILSIKNFDNSFSNNHQRIGLALYGMIWVQVLIGLFRPQRGTKGRSMWYIAHWALGTGVSTLGIINIYTGLQAYQKKTLRSTRLWTLLFTAEIIFIGFLYLLQDKWDYMQKQGVILSNDPAMSTDPLISPTANQKEMNVL from the exons ATGAAGAACTTTCAGAAGCTAGTTTTTCTCACCATTGCTGCCAGTTTTGTTGTTCTTGCTCTTCTACCATCTGCGAGCTCATCTAGCAACGAAGGGAAACCAGTGATTAATCACAAGAAAGAGACTCATAACAACCAAAAG TTGAGCAGTGAACTTTCCTCTGAAATTACAGTCCATGGCTTCCTCCTTTGGGCTTCAATGGGGTTCCTAATGCCTGTTGGTATACTTGTTATCAGAATGTCCAATAGAGTTGAATGTGGGAGAAGGCAAAAGCTTATCTTctatttccattttattttccaG ATAATATCAGTACTCCTTTCCACAGCAGGAGCAATCTTGTCCATAAAAAATTTTGATAACTCCTTTAGTAACAACCATCAAAGGATAGGCTTGGCTCTTTATGGCATGATATGGGTACAAGTCTTAATTGGCCTTTTCAGGCCTCAAAG AGGGACTAAAGGAAGAAGTATGTGGTATATTGCTCACTGGGCACTTGGAACTGGAGTTTCTACGTTGGggatcatcaacatatacactGGCCTACAAGCCTACCAGAAGAAGACATTGAGAAGTACAAGGCTTTGGACTTTACTTTTCACTGCCGAGATAATCTTCATTGGATTCCTCTATCTGCTCCAAGACAAATGGGATTATATGCAAAAACAAGGAGTGATTTTGAGTAATGACCCCGCCATGTCCACAGATCCACTGATTTCTCCAACAGCCAACCAAAAGGAAATGAATGTACTTTGA